Proteins encoded together in one Microcebus murinus isolate Inina chromosome 18, M.murinus_Inina_mat1.0, whole genome shotgun sequence window:
- the MINK1 gene encoding misshapen-like kinase 1 isoform X4 encodes MGDPAPARSLDDIDLSALRDPAGIFELVEVVGNGTYGQVYKGRHVKTGQLAAIKVMDVTEDEEEEIKQEINMLKKYSHHRNIATYYGAFIKKSPPGNDDQLWLVMEFCGAGSVTDLVKNTKGNALKEDCIAYICREILRGLAHLHAHKVIHRDIKGQNVLLTENAEVKLVDFGVSAQLDRTVGRRNTFIGTPYWMAPEVIACDENPDATYDYRSDIWSLGITAIEMAEGAPPLCDMHPMRALFLIPRNPPPRLKSKKWSKKFIDFIDTCLIKTYLSRPPTEQLLKFPFIRDQPTERQVRIQLKDHIDRSRKKRGEKEETEYEYSGSEEEDDSHGEEGEPSSIMNVPGESTLRREFLRLQQENKSNSEALKQQQQQLQQQQQRDPEAHIKHLLHQRQRRIEEQKEERRRVEEQQRREREQRKLQEKEQQRRLEDMQALRREEERRQAEREQEYIRHRLEEEQRQLEILQQQLLQEQALLLEYKRKQLEEQRQSERLQRQLQQEHAYLKSLQQQQQQQQLQKQQQQQILPGDRKPLYHYGRGINPADKPAWAREVEERTRMNKQQNSPLAKTKPSSAGPEPSIPQASPGPPGPLSQTPPMQRPVEPQEGPHKSLQDQPTRNLAAFPASHDPDPAIPTPTATPSARGAVIRQNSDPTSEGPGPSPNPPAWVRPDSEAPPKVPQRTSSIATALNTSGAGGSRPAQAVRARPRSNSAWQIYLQRRAERGTPKPPGPPAQPPGPPNASSNPDLRRSDPGWERSDSVLPASHGHLPQAGSLERNRVGASSKLDSSPVLSPGNKAKPDDHRSRPGRPASYKRAIGEDFVLLKERTLDEAPRPPKKAMDYSSSSEEVESSEEEEEEGDGEPSEGSRDTPGGRSDGDTDSVSTMVVHDVEEIPGTQPPYGGGTMVVQRTPEEERSLLHADSNGYPNLPDVVQPSHSPTENNKGQSPPSKDGGGDYQSRGLVKAPVKSSFTMFVDLGIYQPGGSGDTIPITALVGGEGTRLDQLQYDVRKGSVVNVNPTNTRAHSETPEIRKYKKRFNSEILCAALWGVNLLVGTENGLMLLDRSGQGKVYGLIGRRRFQQMDVLEGLNLLITISGKRNKLRVYYLSWLRNKILHNDPEVEKKQGWTTVGDMEGCGHYRVVKYERIKFLVIALKNSVEVYAWAPKPYHKFMAFKSFADLPHRPLLVDLTVEEGQRLKVIYGSSAGFHAVDVDSGNSYDIYIPVHIQSQITPHAIIFLPNTDGMEMLLCYEDEGVYVNTYGRIIKDVVLQWGEMPTSVAYICSNQIMGWGEKAIEIRSVETGHLDGVFMHKRAQRLKFLCERNDKVFFASVRSGGSSQVYFMTLNRNCIMNW; translated from the exons GACCCTGCTGGGATCTTTGAGCTGGTGGAAGTGGTCGGCAATGGAACCTACGGACAGGTGTACAAG GGTCGGCATGTCAAGACTGGGCAGCTGGCTGCCATCAAGGTCATGGATGTCACAGAG GACGAGGAGGAAGAGATCAAGCAGGAGATCAACATGTTGAAAAAGTATTCTCACCACCGAAACATTGCCACCTACTATGGAGCCTTCATCAAGAAGAGCCCCCCTGGGAATGACGACCAGCTCTGG CTGGTGATGGAGTTCTGTGGTGCTGGTTCTGTGACCGACCTGGTGAAGAACACAAAGGGGAACGCCCTGAAGGAGGACTGCATTGCCTACATCTGCAGGGAGATCCTCCGG GGGCTGGCCCATCTCCATGCCCACAAGGTGATCCATCGAGACATTAAGGGGCAGAACGTGCTGCTGACAGAGAATGCCGAGGTCAAGCTAG tGGATTTTGGGGTGAGTGCTCAGCTGGACCGCACGGTGGGCAGGCGGAACACTTTCATTGGGACCCCCTACTGGATGGCCCCTGAGGTCATCGCCTGTGATGAGAACCCTGACGCCACCTACGATTACAGG AGTGACATTTGGTCTCTAGGAATCACAGCCATCGAGATGGCAGAGGGAGCCCCCC ctctgtgtGACATGCACCCCATGCGAGCCCTCTTCCTCATCCCTCGGAACCCTCCACCCAGGCTCAAGTCCAAGAAATG GTCTAAGAAGTTCATTGACTTCATCGACACGTGTCTCATCAAGACTTACCTGAGCCGCCCACCGACAGAGCAGCTGCTGAAGTTTCCCTTCATCCGAGACCAGCCCACGGAGCGGCAGGTCCGCATCCAGCTCAAGGACCACATCGACCGGTCCCGGAAGAAGCGGGGCGAGAAAG AGGAGACAGAGTATGAGTACAGCGGCAGTGAGGAGGAAGACGACAGCCACGGGGAGGAAGGAGAGCCAAG CTCCATCATGAACGTGCCGGGGGAGTCAACTCTGCGCCGGGAGTTTCTCCGGCTGCAGCAGGAGAATAAGAGCAACTCAGAGGCtttaaagcagcagcagcagcaactgcagcagcagcagcagcgagaCCCTGAGGCACACATCAAACACCTGCTGCACCAGCGGCAGCGACGCATAGAGGAGCAGAAGGAGGAGCGGCGGCGTGTGGAGGAG cAACAGCGGCGCGAGCGGGAGCAGCGGAAGCTGCAGGAGAAGGAGCAGCAGCGGCGGCTGGAGGACATGCAGGCCCTGCGGCGGGAGGAGGAGCGGCGGCAGGCGGAGCGCGAGCAG GAATATATTCGTCACAGGCTAGAGGAGGAGCAGCGACAGCTCGAGATCCTtcagcaacagctgctccaggaACAGGCCCTGCTGCTG GAATACAAGCGGAAGCAGCTGGAGGAGCAGCGGCAGTCAGAACGTCTGCAGAGGCAGCTGCAGCAGGAGCATGCCTACCTCAAgtccctgcagcagcagcagcagcagcagcagcttcagaaacagcagcagcagcagatccTGCCCGGGGATAGGAAGCCCCTGTATCATTACGGTCGGGGCATTAATCCCGCCGACAAGCCAGCCTGGGCCCGAGAG GTAGAAGAGAGAACGAGGATGAACAAGCAGCAGAACTCTCCCTTGGCCAAGACCAAGCCAAGCAGCGCAGGGCCTGAGCCCTCCATCCCCCAAGCCTCCCCTGGCCCCCCAGGACCTCTTTCCCAAACTCCTCCTATGCAGAGGCCCGTGGAGCCCCAGGAGGGACCGCACAAG TCCCTGCAGGACCAGCCCACCCGAAACCTGgctgccttcccagcctcccacgACCCTGATCCTGCCATCCCCACACCCACTGCCACGCCCAGTGCCCGGGGAGCTGTCATCCGCCAGAATTCAGACCCCACCTCTGAAGGGCCTGGTCCCAGCCCGAACCCCCCAGCCTGGGTCCGGCCAGACAGTGAGGCCCCACCCAAG gTACCTCAGAGGACCTCATCTATCGCCACTGCCCTTAACACCAGTGGGGCCGGAGGGTCCCGGCCAGCCCAGGCTGTCCGGGCAAG ACCTCGCAGCAACTCCGCCTGGCAAATCTATCTGCAAAGGCGGGCAGAGCGGGGCACCCCCAAGCCTCCAGGGCCCCCTGCTCAGCCCCCTGGCCCGCCCAACGCCTCTAG TAACCCCGACCTCAGGAGGAGTGACCCTGGCTGGGAGCGCTCGGACAGTGTCCTCCCGGCCTCTCACGGGCACCTCCCCCAGGCTGGCTCGCTGGAGCGAAACCGTGTGGGAG CCTCCTCCAAACTGGACAGCTCCCCAGTGCTGTCCCCTGGGAACAAAGCCAAGCCTGATGACCACCGCTCACGGCCAGGCCGGCCCGCA AGCTATAAGCGAGCGATCGGTGAG GATTTCGTGTTGCTGAAAGAGCGGACCCTGGATGAGGCCCCCCGGCCTCCCAAGAAGGCCATGGACTACTCGTCGTCCAGTGAGGAAGTGGAGAGcagtgaagaggaggaggaggaaggcgaTGGCGAGCCATCAGAGGGGAGCAGAGACACCCCTGGGGGCCG CAGCGATGGCGACACAGACAGCGTTAGCACCATGGTGGTCCACGACGTCGAGGAGATCCCCGGGACCCAGCCCCCATATGGGGGCGGCACCATGGTGGTCCAGCGT ACCCCTGAAGAGGAGCGGAGCCTGCTGCACGCTGACAGCAATGGTTACCCAAACCTGCCTGACGTGGTCCAGCCCAGCCACTCGCCCACCGAGAACAACAAAGGTCAAAGCCCACCCTCAAAGGATGGAGGCGGCGAT TACCAGTCCCGTGGGCTAGTAAAGGCCCCAGTCAAGAGCTCGTTCACGATGTTTGTGGATCTAGGGATCTACCAGCCTGGAGGCAGTGGGGACACCATCCCCATCACAG CCCTAGTGGGTGGAGAGGGTACTCGGCTCGATCAGCTACAGTACGACGTGCGGAAGGGCTCTGTGGTCAATGTGAACCCCACCAACACCCGGGCCCACAGTGAAACCCCTGAGATTCGCAAGTACAAGAAGCGATTCAATTCCGAGATCCTCTGTGCAGCCCTTTGGG GGGTCAACCTGCTGGTGGGCACGGAGAACGGGCTGATGCTGCTGGACCGGAGCGGGCAGGGCAAGGTGTACGGACTCATTGGGCGACGACGCTTCCAGCAGATGGATGTGCTGGAGGGGCTCAACCTGCTCATCACCATCTCAG ggaaaagaaacaaactgCGGGTGTATTACCTGTCATGGCTTCGGAACAAGATTCTGCACAATGACCCGGAAGTGGAGAAGAAGCAGGGCTGGACCACCGTGGGGGACATGGAGGGCTGCGGGCACTACCGAGTCG TGAAATATGAGCGTATTAAGTTCCTGGTCATTGCCCTGAAGAACTCCGTGGAAGTCTACGCCTGGGCCCCCAAACCCTACCACAAATTCATGGCCTTCAAG TCCTTTGCTGACCTCCCTCACCGCCCTCTGCTGGTCGACCTGACGGTAGAGGAGGGGCAGCGGCTCAAGGTCATCTACGGCTCCAGTGCTGGCTTTCACGCAGTGGACGTTGACTCGGGGAACAGCTATGACATCTACATCCCTGTGCAT ATCCAGAGCCAGATCACGCCCCATGCCATCATCTTCCTCCCCAACACCGACGGCATGGAGATGCTGCTGTGCTACGAGGACGAGGGCGTCTACGTCAACACGTACGGGCGGATCATCAAAGACGTGGTGCTGCAGTGGGGAGAGATGCCCACCTCTGTGG CCTACATCTGCTCCAACCAGATAATGGGCTGGGGTGAGAAAGCCATTGAGATCCGCTCTGTGGAGACAGGCCACCTGGACGGGGTCTTCATGCACAAACGAGCCCAGAGACTCAAGTTCCTGTGTGAGCGGAATGACAAG GTGTTTTTTGCCTCGGTCCGCTCTGGGGGCAGCAGCCAAGTTTACTTCATGACTCTGAACCGTAACTGCATCATGAACTGGTGa
- the MINK1 gene encoding misshapen-like kinase 1 isoform X7, with product MGDPAPARSLDDIDLSALRDPAGIFELVEVVGNGTYGQVYKGRHVKTGQLAAIKVMDVTEDEEEEIKQEINMLKKYSHHRNIATYYGAFIKKSPPGNDDQLWLVMEFCGAGSVTDLVKNTKGNALKEDCIAYICREILRGLAHLHAHKVIHRDIKGQNVLLTENAEVKLVDFGVSAQLDRTVGRRNTFIGTPYWMAPEVIACDENPDATYDYRSDIWSLGITAIEMAEGAPPLCDMHPMRALFLIPRNPPPRLKSKKWSKKFIDFIDTCLIKTYLSRPPTEQLLKFPFIRDQPTERQVRIQLKDHIDRSRKKRGEKEETEYEYSGSEEEDDSHGEEGEPSSIMNVPGESTLRREFLRLQQENKSNSEALKQQQQQLQQQQQRDPEAHIKHLLHQRQRRIEEQKEERRRVEEQQRREREQRKLQEKEQQRRLEDMQALRREEERRQAEREQEYIRHRLEEEQRQLEILQQQLLQEQALLLEYKRKQLEEQRQSERLQRQLQQEHAYLKSLQQQQQQQQLQKQQQQQILPGDRKPLYHYGRGINPADKPAWAREVEERTRMNKQQNSPLAKTKPSSAGPEPSIPQASPGPPGPLSQTPPMQRPVEPQEGPHKSLVAHRVPLKPYAAPVPRSQSLQDQPTRNLAAFPASHDPDPAIPTPTATPSARGAVIRQNSDPTSEGPGPSPNPPAWVRPDSEAPPKVPQRTSSIATALNTSGAGGSRPAQAVRASNPDLRRSDPGWERSDSVLPASHGHLPQAGSLERNRVGASSKLDSSPVLSPGNKAKPDDHRSRPGRPASYKRAIGEDFVLLKERTLDEAPRPPKKAMDYSSSSEEVESSEEEEEEGDGEPSEGSRDTPGGRSDGDTDSVSTMVVHDVEEIPGTQPPYGGGTMVVQRTPEEERSLLHADSNGYPNLPDVVQPSHSPTENNKGQSPPSKDGGGDYQSRGLVKAPVKSSFTMFVDLGIYQPGGSGDTIPITALVGGEGTRLDQLQYDVRKGSVVNVNPTNTRAHSETPEIRKYKKRFNSEILCAALWGVNLLVGTENGLMLLDRSGQGKVYGLIGRRRFQQMDVLEGLNLLITISGKRNKLRVYYLSWLRNKILHNDPEVEKKQGWTTVGDMEGCGHYRVVKYERIKFLVIALKNSVEVYAWAPKPYHKFMAFKSFADLPHRPLLVDLTVEEGQRLKVIYGSSAGFHAVDVDSGNSYDIYIPVHIQSQITPHAIIFLPNTDGMEMLLCYEDEGVYVNTYGRIIKDVVLQWGEMPTSVAYICSNQIMGWGEKAIEIRSVETGHLDGVFMHKRAQRLKFLCERNDKVFFASVRSGGSSQVYFMTLNRNCIMNW from the exons GACCCTGCTGGGATCTTTGAGCTGGTGGAAGTGGTCGGCAATGGAACCTACGGACAGGTGTACAAG GGTCGGCATGTCAAGACTGGGCAGCTGGCTGCCATCAAGGTCATGGATGTCACAGAG GACGAGGAGGAAGAGATCAAGCAGGAGATCAACATGTTGAAAAAGTATTCTCACCACCGAAACATTGCCACCTACTATGGAGCCTTCATCAAGAAGAGCCCCCCTGGGAATGACGACCAGCTCTGG CTGGTGATGGAGTTCTGTGGTGCTGGTTCTGTGACCGACCTGGTGAAGAACACAAAGGGGAACGCCCTGAAGGAGGACTGCATTGCCTACATCTGCAGGGAGATCCTCCGG GGGCTGGCCCATCTCCATGCCCACAAGGTGATCCATCGAGACATTAAGGGGCAGAACGTGCTGCTGACAGAGAATGCCGAGGTCAAGCTAG tGGATTTTGGGGTGAGTGCTCAGCTGGACCGCACGGTGGGCAGGCGGAACACTTTCATTGGGACCCCCTACTGGATGGCCCCTGAGGTCATCGCCTGTGATGAGAACCCTGACGCCACCTACGATTACAGG AGTGACATTTGGTCTCTAGGAATCACAGCCATCGAGATGGCAGAGGGAGCCCCCC ctctgtgtGACATGCACCCCATGCGAGCCCTCTTCCTCATCCCTCGGAACCCTCCACCCAGGCTCAAGTCCAAGAAATG GTCTAAGAAGTTCATTGACTTCATCGACACGTGTCTCATCAAGACTTACCTGAGCCGCCCACCGACAGAGCAGCTGCTGAAGTTTCCCTTCATCCGAGACCAGCCCACGGAGCGGCAGGTCCGCATCCAGCTCAAGGACCACATCGACCGGTCCCGGAAGAAGCGGGGCGAGAAAG AGGAGACAGAGTATGAGTACAGCGGCAGTGAGGAGGAAGACGACAGCCACGGGGAGGAAGGAGAGCCAAG CTCCATCATGAACGTGCCGGGGGAGTCAACTCTGCGCCGGGAGTTTCTCCGGCTGCAGCAGGAGAATAAGAGCAACTCAGAGGCtttaaagcagcagcagcagcaactgcagcagcagcagcagcgagaCCCTGAGGCACACATCAAACACCTGCTGCACCAGCGGCAGCGACGCATAGAGGAGCAGAAGGAGGAGCGGCGGCGTGTGGAGGAG cAACAGCGGCGCGAGCGGGAGCAGCGGAAGCTGCAGGAGAAGGAGCAGCAGCGGCGGCTGGAGGACATGCAGGCCCTGCGGCGGGAGGAGGAGCGGCGGCAGGCGGAGCGCGAGCAG GAATATATTCGTCACAGGCTAGAGGAGGAGCAGCGACAGCTCGAGATCCTtcagcaacagctgctccaggaACAGGCCCTGCTGCTG GAATACAAGCGGAAGCAGCTGGAGGAGCAGCGGCAGTCAGAACGTCTGCAGAGGCAGCTGCAGCAGGAGCATGCCTACCTCAAgtccctgcagcagcagcagcagcagcagcagcttcagaaacagcagcagcagcagatccTGCCCGGGGATAGGAAGCCCCTGTATCATTACGGTCGGGGCATTAATCCCGCCGACAAGCCAGCCTGGGCCCGAGAG GTAGAAGAGAGAACGAGGATGAACAAGCAGCAGAACTCTCCCTTGGCCAAGACCAAGCCAAGCAGCGCAGGGCCTGAGCCCTCCATCCCCCAAGCCTCCCCTGGCCCCCCAGGACCTCTTTCCCAAACTCCTCCTATGCAGAGGCCCGTGGAGCCCCAGGAGGGACCGCACAAG AGCCTGGTAGCACACCGGGTCCCACTGAAGCCATATGCAGCACCTGTACCCCGATCCCAGTCCCTGCAGGACCAGCCCACCCGAAACCTGgctgccttcccagcctcccacgACCCTGATCCTGCCATCCCCACACCCACTGCCACGCCCAGTGCCCGGGGAGCTGTCATCCGCCAGAATTCAGACCCCACCTCTGAAGGGCCTGGTCCCAGCCCGAACCCCCCAGCCTGGGTCCGGCCAGACAGTGAGGCCCCACCCAAG gTACCTCAGAGGACCTCATCTATCGCCACTGCCCTTAACACCAGTGGGGCCGGAGGGTCCCGGCCAGCCCAGGCTGTCCGGGCAAG TAACCCCGACCTCAGGAGGAGTGACCCTGGCTGGGAGCGCTCGGACAGTGTCCTCCCGGCCTCTCACGGGCACCTCCCCCAGGCTGGCTCGCTGGAGCGAAACCGTGTGGGAG CCTCCTCCAAACTGGACAGCTCCCCAGTGCTGTCCCCTGGGAACAAAGCCAAGCCTGATGACCACCGCTCACGGCCAGGCCGGCCCGCA AGCTATAAGCGAGCGATCGGTGAG GATTTCGTGTTGCTGAAAGAGCGGACCCTGGATGAGGCCCCCCGGCCTCCCAAGAAGGCCATGGACTACTCGTCGTCCAGTGAGGAAGTGGAGAGcagtgaagaggaggaggaggaaggcgaTGGCGAGCCATCAGAGGGGAGCAGAGACACCCCTGGGGGCCG CAGCGATGGCGACACAGACAGCGTTAGCACCATGGTGGTCCACGACGTCGAGGAGATCCCCGGGACCCAGCCCCCATATGGGGGCGGCACCATGGTGGTCCAGCGT ACCCCTGAAGAGGAGCGGAGCCTGCTGCACGCTGACAGCAATGGTTACCCAAACCTGCCTGACGTGGTCCAGCCCAGCCACTCGCCCACCGAGAACAACAAAGGTCAAAGCCCACCCTCAAAGGATGGAGGCGGCGAT TACCAGTCCCGTGGGCTAGTAAAGGCCCCAGTCAAGAGCTCGTTCACGATGTTTGTGGATCTAGGGATCTACCAGCCTGGAGGCAGTGGGGACACCATCCCCATCACAG CCCTAGTGGGTGGAGAGGGTACTCGGCTCGATCAGCTACAGTACGACGTGCGGAAGGGCTCTGTGGTCAATGTGAACCCCACCAACACCCGGGCCCACAGTGAAACCCCTGAGATTCGCAAGTACAAGAAGCGATTCAATTCCGAGATCCTCTGTGCAGCCCTTTGGG GGGTCAACCTGCTGGTGGGCACGGAGAACGGGCTGATGCTGCTGGACCGGAGCGGGCAGGGCAAGGTGTACGGACTCATTGGGCGACGACGCTTCCAGCAGATGGATGTGCTGGAGGGGCTCAACCTGCTCATCACCATCTCAG ggaaaagaaacaaactgCGGGTGTATTACCTGTCATGGCTTCGGAACAAGATTCTGCACAATGACCCGGAAGTGGAGAAGAAGCAGGGCTGGACCACCGTGGGGGACATGGAGGGCTGCGGGCACTACCGAGTCG TGAAATATGAGCGTATTAAGTTCCTGGTCATTGCCCTGAAGAACTCCGTGGAAGTCTACGCCTGGGCCCCCAAACCCTACCACAAATTCATGGCCTTCAAG TCCTTTGCTGACCTCCCTCACCGCCCTCTGCTGGTCGACCTGACGGTAGAGGAGGGGCAGCGGCTCAAGGTCATCTACGGCTCCAGTGCTGGCTTTCACGCAGTGGACGTTGACTCGGGGAACAGCTATGACATCTACATCCCTGTGCAT ATCCAGAGCCAGATCACGCCCCATGCCATCATCTTCCTCCCCAACACCGACGGCATGGAGATGCTGCTGTGCTACGAGGACGAGGGCGTCTACGTCAACACGTACGGGCGGATCATCAAAGACGTGGTGCTGCAGTGGGGAGAGATGCCCACCTCTGTGG CCTACATCTGCTCCAACCAGATAATGGGCTGGGGTGAGAAAGCCATTGAGATCCGCTCTGTGGAGACAGGCCACCTGGACGGGGTCTTCATGCACAAACGAGCCCAGAGACTCAAGTTCCTGTGTGAGCGGAATGACAAG GTGTTTTTTGCCTCGGTCCGCTCTGGGGGCAGCAGCCAAGTTTACTTCATGACTCTGAACCGTAACTGCATCATGAACTGGTGa